The following are from one region of the Amycolatopsis sp. QT-25 genome:
- a CDS encoding ParB/RepB/Spo0J family partition protein, which produces MSERRGGLGRGLAALIPTGPPPGSAAPAENGSAKVSVPPAKPAGPDDKGWFAANGEAGAHGGNVAGAVYREVPVSQIKPNPKQPRQVFDEDALNELEHSIREFGLMQPIVVRELGTDEYELVMGERRLRASQLAELKVIPAIVRQTADEAMLRDALLENIHRVQLNPLEEAAAYQQLLDEFAVTHEELAGRIGRSRPVITNTIRLLKLPLAVQRRVAAGVLSAGHARALLSLEDADSQEELATRIVAEGMSVRATEEAVTLKKSEKPAKPKPAPRKPIQAPGLQELANRLSDRFDTRVKVDLGRRKGRITLEFGSVDDLERIVALMDRNQANQTRETD; this is translated from the coding sequence ATGAGCGAGCGCAGAGGGGGGCTCGGGCGCGGGCTCGCCGCCCTGATCCCCACCGGTCCGCCACCGGGCTCTGCGGCCCCCGCCGAGAACGGCTCCGCCAAGGTTTCCGTTCCCCCGGCCAAACCCGCGGGGCCGGACGACAAGGGCTGGTTCGCGGCCAACGGTGAGGCCGGTGCGCACGGCGGCAACGTCGCCGGCGCGGTCTACCGCGAGGTCCCGGTCAGCCAGATCAAGCCGAACCCGAAGCAGCCGCGGCAGGTCTTCGACGAAGACGCGCTCAACGAGCTGGAGCATTCGATCCGCGAGTTCGGGCTCATGCAGCCCATCGTGGTCCGGGAGCTCGGCACCGACGAGTACGAACTCGTCATGGGTGAGCGGCGGCTCCGGGCGTCTCAATTGGCAGAGCTCAAGGTGATTCCGGCGATCGTCCGCCAGACCGCCGACGAGGCGATGTTGCGCGACGCGTTACTCGAGAACATCCACCGCGTTCAGCTCAATCCGCTCGAAGAAGCGGCCGCGTATCAGCAGCTGCTCGACGAGTTCGCGGTCACGCACGAGGAGCTGGCCGGCCGGATCGGGCGCAGCCGCCCGGTCATCACGAACACGATCCGCTTGCTCAAGCTCCCCCTCGCGGTCCAGCGACGGGTCGCCGCCGGTGTGCTTTCGGCGGGCCACGCGCGGGCTCTGCTCTCTCTTGAGGACGCCGACAGCCAGGAAGAGCTGGCGACGCGGATCGTCGCGGAGGGCATGTCGGTCCGTGCGACCGAAGAAGCCGTCACGCTCAAGAAGAGTGAAAAGCCGGCTAAGCCGAAGCCCGCTCCCCGCAAGCCGATCCAGGCGCCCGGGCTCCAGGAATTGGCGAACCGGCTTTCGGATCGGTTCGACACTCGCGTGAAAGTCGATCTGGGCCGCCGCAAGGGGCGGATCACCCTCGAATTCGGCTCGGTTGACGATCTTGAACGCATTGTGGCGCTCATGGATCGAAACCAGGCAAATCAGACACGGGAAACCGATTAG
- a CDS encoding ParA family protein, whose amino-acid sequence MTPPPSDPASTGQELGWTPIAEEAVRAASVLHPKEGALPRPARRRVLTVANQKGGVGKTTSTVNLAAALAVHGLKTLVIDLDPQGNASTALDIDHRSGTPSIYEVLIGEVSLVEAAAQSEQSSNLYCVPATIDLAGAEIELVSMASREMRLKEALSAEILDEIGVDYVFIDCPPSLGLLTVNAMVAAQEVLIPIQCEYYALEGLGQLLSNIELVQAHLNRELSVSTILLTMYDGRTKLADQVTNEVRNHFGDTVLKTVIPRSVKVSEAPGYGQTVLAYDPGSRGAMSYVDAAKEIAQRGAEMKERSGTA is encoded by the coding sequence GTGACTCCCCCGCCGTCCGACCCTGCGAGCACCGGCCAGGAACTCGGCTGGACGCCCATCGCCGAAGAAGCCGTGCGTGCCGCCAGCGTGCTGCACCCCAAGGAGGGGGCGCTCCCCCGACCGGCTCGTCGGCGAGTGCTGACGGTCGCCAACCAGAAGGGTGGCGTCGGCAAGACCACCAGCACGGTGAATCTCGCCGCCGCCCTCGCCGTCCACGGGCTGAAGACGCTCGTGATCGACCTCGACCCTCAGGGCAATGCGAGTACCGCGCTCGACATCGACCACCGGTCGGGCACCCCCTCGATCTATGAGGTGCTGATCGGCGAGGTGTCGCTCGTCGAGGCAGCGGCGCAGAGCGAGCAGTCGTCCAATCTCTACTGCGTGCCCGCGACCATCGACCTCGCCGGTGCCGAGATCGAACTCGTCTCCATGGCGTCTCGAGAGATGCGGCTCAAGGAGGCGCTCTCGGCCGAGATCCTCGACGAGATCGGCGTCGACTACGTCTTCATCGACTGTCCGCCGTCGCTCGGCCTGCTGACCGTCAACGCGATGGTCGCCGCGCAGGAGGTACTGATCCCGATCCAGTGCGAGTACTACGCGCTCGAAGGTCTGGGGCAGCTGCTGAGCAACATCGAGCTCGTCCAGGCCCACCTGAACCGCGAACTCAGCGTCTCCACGATTCTGCTCACCATGTACGACGGCCGGACGAAGCTCGCCGATCAGGTGACGAACGAGGTCCGGAACCACTTCGGGGACACTGTCCTCAAGACGGTCATCCCGCGCAGCGTGAAGGTGTCCGAGGCACCCGGCTACGGGCAGACCGTCCTCGCGTACGACCCGGGTTCCCGTGGCGCCATGAGCTATGTGGACGCGGCGAAAGAGATCGCACAACGGGGTGCGGAGATGAAGGAAAGGAGCGGTACGGCATGA
- the rsmG gene encoding 16S rRNA (guanine(527)-N(7))-methyltransferase RsmG: protein MGLDGVAASVRNAASAVFGDRVEQAIGYVELLEQHGVERGLIGPREVDRLWERHVLNSAVIGERIADGARVVDVGSGAGLPGVPLAISRPDLDIVLLEPMARRVDWLAEVAEKLDLPLTVVRGRAEERQIREELGGADVVTARAVAPLARLANWCLPLVRSQGALVALKGASAGEEIERDRVAVRKAGGDEPEVFECGSQVLEVPSTVVVIHRLPPKQSRPRGRRN from the coding sequence GTGGGCTTGGACGGGGTCGCCGCATCGGTTCGGAATGCGGCGTCAGCAGTATTCGGAGACCGCGTCGAGCAAGCCATCGGCTACGTCGAACTTCTGGAACAGCATGGCGTGGAACGCGGCCTGATCGGGCCTCGCGAGGTCGACCGGTTGTGGGAGCGCCACGTCCTCAACTCCGCGGTGATCGGGGAACGCATTGCCGACGGCGCCCGCGTGGTGGACGTCGGATCCGGCGCGGGGCTTCCGGGTGTACCGCTCGCGATCAGTCGACCGGACCTCGATATCGTTCTGCTCGAACCGATGGCCCGTCGGGTCGACTGGCTGGCCGAGGTTGCCGAGAAATTGGATCTTCCCCTTACCGTCGTCCGCGGGCGCGCGGAGGAGCGGCAGATACGTGAGGAGCTCGGTGGCGCCGATGTCGTCACCGCCCGGGCGGTCGCACCGTTGGCCCGGCTCGCGAACTGGTGTCTCCCGCTCGTGCGTTCCCAAGGTGCTCTGGTCGCCCTCAAAGGAGCGAGCGCTGGAGAGGAAATCGAACGTGATCGCGTCGCCGTCCGCAAGGCCGGTGGCGACGAGCCGGAAGTCTTCGAGTGCGGTTCCCAGGTGCTCGAGGTTCCGAGCACGGTCGTCGTGATCCACCGCCTGCCGCCGAAGCAGTCCCGACCACGCGGCAGACGCAACTGA
- a CDS encoding R3H domain-containing nucleic acid-binding protein has translation MAETIDTIDAEENSAPEVQDAAEETTRKGGVDDDVLVKEGDIAGDYLERLLDLLDYDGDIDLDVEAGRAIVSIDGGEDLEKLVGPRGTVLEALQELTRLAVQQETGSRSRLMLDIAGWRADRREELRELGRSTAETVVSSGERVRLQPMSPFERKVVHDAVAAVDGVKSESEGEDPKRRVVIFPA, from the coding sequence ATGGCGGAGACGATCGACACGATCGACGCCGAGGAGAACAGCGCGCCCGAGGTCCAGGACGCCGCTGAAGAGACCACTCGCAAGGGAGGTGTCGACGACGACGTCCTCGTGAAGGAGGGCGACATCGCCGGCGACTACCTCGAGCGGCTGCTCGATCTTTTGGACTACGACGGCGACATCGACCTCGATGTCGAAGCGGGTCGCGCGATCGTCAGTATCGACGGTGGCGAGGATCTGGAGAAGCTCGTCGGCCCGCGCGGCACCGTGCTGGAGGCGCTGCAGGAGTTGACGCGCCTGGCGGTGCAGCAGGAGACCGGCTCGCGGAGCCGGCTGATGCTGGACATCGCGGGCTGGCGCGCCGACCGTCGTGAGGAGCTTCGCGAGCTCGGTCGCTCGACCGCCGAGACGGTGGTCTCCTCCGGTGAGCGTGTCCGGTTGCAGCCGATGAGCCCGTTCGAGCGCAAGGTCGTACACGACGCGGTCGCTGCGGTCGACGGGGTCAAGAGCGAGAGCGAAGGCGAGGACCCGAAGCGCCGGGTCGTCATCTTCCCCGCCTGA